One region of Mycolicibacterium lutetiense genomic DNA includes:
- a CDS encoding alpha/beta hydrolase fold domain-containing protein, translating into MKRQHPATPRKPAAAKTDHTAGSKDSEDSEDSNDVASTPRAAIDKVGAELRTAVRDALGSVASNRPGDDGAAVKAPTVKAQAKRGAKIVERTLPRAATPSHPEADTAVAPDKTEPEAPVAVEVGAPTSALHPLSAITPAPGPKFPEPKAPAPPKVENVQTEVTGAISTVINTVLNPFSVNSTPDSPAEPPAAWAMLAFARREFEHALRQPQDLLTQVNTLTSAVTAEGPIALAPGIVVPPELADHVIATPGPSLTDQITVFGMEALKQVSQVIGVNITMKLGELITTPTPPWFTTIGLTVTKDTYEGGDVWVITPPNPTGERVIAVHGSGFVYDPNIIHWMDYTQMARETGATVVVPRYPLIPDGGTAENSVPAMADFIANEVETYGAENVSIYADSAGGTLSALAVQKIVRDCNGDSGCLEARVPSRMVLLSPGLEGEAAYNDPNVALVNDPVVWLTEEDKEYYGSWASGPEELWNPMIGPTEGMPPTTIYVGSREQAAPGALLYAERMVDADPNADVTVVIGMGQIHDWAQGGPIPINSQSANYRDDIYRQLGIVEDDADEAISL; encoded by the coding sequence GTGAAACGACAGCACCCGGCCACACCGCGCAAGCCTGCCGCAGCCAAGACGGACCACACCGCCGGATCCAAGGACTCCGAAGACTCCGAAGACTCCAACGATGTCGCGTCGACGCCGAGAGCCGCGATCGACAAAGTGGGGGCCGAACTGCGCACCGCCGTGCGTGACGCGCTGGGTTCGGTCGCTTCCAACCGGCCAGGCGACGACGGAGCGGCGGTGAAGGCGCCCACCGTCAAGGCGCAGGCCAAGCGCGGGGCCAAAATTGTCGAGCGCACCTTGCCCAGGGCGGCCACACCATCACACCCCGAAGCCGACACTGCCGTTGCGCCCGACAAGACCGAACCCGAAGCGCCCGTAGCGGTCGAGGTCGGCGCCCCCACCAGTGCGCTACACCCGCTGTCGGCGATCACCCCCGCTCCGGGCCCGAAGTTCCCGGAACCGAAGGCTCCCGCACCGCCGAAAGTCGAGAATGTACAAACAGAGGTCACGGGCGCTATCTCCACGGTGATCAACACCGTCCTGAACCCCTTCTCGGTGAACTCCACTCCTGACTCCCCGGCCGAACCTCCCGCGGCCTGGGCCATGCTGGCATTCGCACGCCGCGAGTTCGAGCACGCCCTCCGGCAACCGCAGGATCTCCTGACCCAGGTCAACACCCTCACCAGCGCTGTGACCGCGGAGGGGCCAATCGCACTGGCTCCGGGAATCGTCGTCCCACCGGAGCTCGCGGACCATGTCATCGCGACGCCCGGCCCGTCTCTGACCGATCAGATCACGGTGTTCGGCATGGAGGCGCTCAAGCAGGTCTCTCAAGTCATCGGCGTCAACATCACGATGAAGCTCGGCGAGTTGATCACCACCCCCACGCCGCCGTGGTTCACCACCATCGGGCTCACGGTCACCAAGGACACCTACGAGGGCGGTGACGTCTGGGTGATCACCCCGCCCAACCCCACCGGCGAGCGCGTCATCGCGGTGCACGGCAGCGGATTCGTCTACGACCCCAACATCATTCACTGGATGGACTACACCCAGATGGCGCGCGAGACCGGTGCCACTGTCGTCGTCCCCCGCTACCCGCTGATCCCCGACGGCGGCACCGCGGAGAACTCAGTTCCCGCCATGGCCGACTTCATCGCCAACGAGGTCGAGACCTACGGTGCCGAGAACGTCAGCATCTATGCGGATTCGGCCGGCGGAACGCTGTCCGCGCTTGCCGTGCAAAAGATCGTCCGCGACTGCAACGGGGACTCCGGGTGTCTGGAAGCCCGGGTCCCGTCCCGCATGGTGCTGCTTTCCCCGGGCCTCGAAGGCGAAGCGGCCTACAACGACCCGAACGTAGCGTTGGTGAACGACCCCGTCGTATGGCTCACCGAGGAGGACAAGGAGTACTACGGCTCCTGGGCCAGCGGCCCGGAAGAACTCTGGAACCCGATGATCGGACCGACCGAGGGCATGCCCCCGACCACGATCTACGTGGGTTCACGCGAGCAGGCCGCACCGGGTGCGCTGCTCTACGCCGAGAGAATGGTCGACGCCGATCCGAATGCCGACGTCACCGTGGTGATCGGGATGGGCCAGATCCACGACTGGGCCCAAGGCGGTCCCATCCCGATCAACTCACAGTCAGCGAACTACCGCGACGACATCTACCGACAGCTCGGCATCGTCGAAGACGACGCCGATGAGGCAATCAGCCTCTAG
- a CDS encoding RecQ family ATP-dependent DNA helicase: MTTREQAQSILEQLAGPGAVLRDDQWSAIEALVVQRQRALVVQRTGWGKSAVYFIAAKLLRAVGRGPTVIVSPLLALMRNQVAAAERAGVRAATINSGNVTEWDAIHRQVADGELDVLLVSPERLNNPDFRDNVLPALAADAGLVVVDEAHCVSDWGHDFRPDYRRIRTLIAELGSQVPVLATTATANDRVVSDVATQLGVGGADTLVLRGGLDRESLRLSVVQVGTPAQRAAWIAAHLDSLPGSGIIYTLTVAQAHDVAALLAERGHKVAAYTGSTDTTEREQLEADLLGNRVKALVATSALGMGFDKPDLGFVVHLGAPSSPIAYYQQVGRAGRATDSAEVILLPGTEDQDVWRYFASVAFPSESMVRHVIGALETDRAQSTQALEPLVDLNRSRLEMVLKVLDVDGAVRRVKGGWIGTGEPWSYDEPRYRALDEARRREQQAMLDYQATTGCRMVFLRGQLDDPELAPDARCGRCDNCTGRRYEAAVAQDILTDTAQRLSRPGVLVAPRKQWPSGLAALGVPLSGRIAEGAGPGRAIGRLTDLGWGARLRRLLAEPDGEVPDDVIDAAIEVLKAWDWDQRPAAVMGLDSETHPLLISSTVQRLAQIGRLTNLGTLTYAPQRRPVTAANSAYRVAALDGAWERPQSGVADEDAGGHWDGPVLLVDDMTDTGWTLTMAARLLRDAGAPGVLPFVLATVS, translated from the coding sequence ATGACAACCCGCGAGCAGGCCCAGTCGATCCTCGAACAACTGGCCGGGCCCGGGGCGGTGCTGCGCGATGATCAGTGGTCGGCCATCGAGGCGCTGGTGGTCCAGCGGCAACGCGCGCTCGTCGTGCAACGCACCGGTTGGGGCAAGTCCGCGGTGTATTTCATCGCGGCCAAGCTGCTGCGCGCAGTCGGTCGCGGCCCCACGGTCATCGTCTCCCCGCTGCTGGCGTTGATGCGCAACCAGGTGGCCGCCGCCGAGCGGGCCGGGGTGCGGGCCGCGACGATCAACTCCGGCAACGTCACCGAGTGGGACGCGATTCACCGGCAGGTGGCCGACGGCGAGCTCGACGTACTCCTCGTCAGCCCCGAGCGCCTCAACAATCCCGACTTCCGTGACAACGTGCTGCCCGCGCTTGCCGCCGACGCGGGTCTCGTGGTAGTCGACGAGGCGCACTGCGTTTCCGACTGGGGACACGACTTCCGGCCGGACTACCGCCGGATTCGAACCCTGATCGCCGAATTGGGTTCTCAGGTACCGGTTCTCGCGACCACTGCGACGGCCAACGATCGGGTGGTCAGTGATGTCGCGACCCAGCTGGGCGTCGGTGGAGCGGACACACTGGTGTTGCGCGGCGGGCTTGACCGCGAGTCGTTGCGCCTGTCGGTGGTGCAAGTGGGCACCCCCGCGCAGCGGGCCGCGTGGATCGCGGCGCACCTGGATTCCCTGCCGGGCTCCGGCATCATCTACACCCTCACGGTGGCCCAGGCCCACGATGTGGCCGCACTACTGGCCGAGCGTGGCCACAAGGTGGCCGCCTACACCGGGTCGACCGACACCACCGAACGGGAACAGCTGGAAGCCGACCTGCTCGGGAACCGGGTCAAAGCGCTGGTGGCGACGTCGGCCCTGGGGATGGGCTTCGACAAACCCGACCTGGGTTTCGTCGTGCACCTGGGGGCGCCCTCGTCGCCGATCGCCTACTACCAGCAGGTGGGGCGTGCCGGGCGTGCGACCGACAGCGCCGAGGTGATCCTGCTTCCCGGCACCGAGGATCAAGACGTCTGGAGGTACTTCGCGTCGGTGGCGTTCCCGTCCGAATCGATGGTGCGCCACGTCATCGGTGCACTGGAGACCGACCGCGCACAGTCCACCCAGGCGCTGGAACCCCTGGTCGATCTCAACCGGTCGCGTCTCGAGATGGTGCTGAAGGTGCTCGACGTGGATGGTGCGGTCCGCCGGGTTAAGGGCGGCTGGATCGGTACCGGAGAGCCCTGGAGTTATGACGAGCCCCGGTACCGGGCACTGGACGAGGCGCGCCGCCGGGAGCAACAGGCGATGCTGGACTACCAGGCCACCACCGGCTGCCGGATGGTGTTCCTGCGGGGCCAGCTCGACGATCCGGAGCTGGCACCAGACGCACGGTGCGGACGTTGTGACAACTGCACCGGCCGGCGCTACGAGGCGGCGGTGGCGCAGGACATCCTCACCGATACCGCCCAGCGGTTGTCCAGGCCCGGCGTCCTGGTGGCCCCGCGCAAGCAGTGGCCGTCCGGGCTCGCTGCGCTCGGTGTGCCGCTGTCCGGTCGCATCGCCGAGGGTGCCGGGCCGGGGCGGGCGATCGGCCGACTCACCGATCTCGGCTGGGGAGCGCGGCTCCGCCGCCTTCTGGCCGAGCCGGACGGCGAGGTTCCCGACGACGTGATCGACGCGGCCATCGAGGTGCTCAAAGCATGGGACTGGGATCAACGGCCGGCCGCGGTGATGGGGCTGGACTCCGAGACGCATCCGCTGTTGATCTCCTCGACGGTGCAGCGGCTGGCGCAGATCGGCCGGCTGACGAATCTGGGCACCCTGACCTATGCGCCGCAACGGCGGCCTGTCACCGCGGCGAATTCGGCCTATCGCGTAGCGGCGCTGGACGGTGCCTGGGAACGACCGCAATCGGGTGTCGCCGACGAGGACGCAGGAGGACACTGGGATGGTCCGGTGCTTCTGGTCGACGATATGACAGACACCGGCTGGACGCTGACCATGGCCGCGCGACTGCTGCGTGACGCCGGAGCGCCTGGGGTGTTGCCGTTCGTTCTGGCAACCGTCAGCTGA
- a CDS encoding IS1634 family transposase: MAYVRKVRTTSGAVAVQVARKDSGRVVILAHLGSAHTDAELGILLEQARQIVAGGQHALDIEVAARAQLLTDVGDYRVPALVDVPQPKSAPLAPPGRTTATHSRLLYDVIGGVYDWLGFDDVADRVFRDLVIARIVEPTSKLDANRVLTDLGVNTVSYRTIQRHLDQMGAGKYRDLIAEKCFAYATDCGGLSLLLYDVTTLYFEAESEDDLRKVGYSKERRVDPQIVVGLLVDRTGFPLEIGCYEGNTAETTTIVPIVKGFLERHRLDGTPMVVAADAGMLSATNLNALDELGLSFIVGSRSTKAPGDLESHFHWNGDVFADGQIIDTVTPRHGNAKVNNTALRAEPVWDPQAHPGAWRSIWAYSAKRARRDQKTLAAQEARARAIIEGEKKVKSARFVKIRGDDRSFDEASLARAQSLVGLKGYVTNVPGELMPAGEVIAKYHDLWHVEKSFRMSKSDLRARPMFHYTRDAIEAHLTIVFTALAVSHAIQARTGLSIGKVVKQLRPLRSATISINGAIQTFPPEVPTAQREILAHLGIKPGY, translated from the coding sequence GTGGCGTACGTGCGGAAAGTGCGCACGACCTCCGGCGCGGTCGCGGTGCAGGTCGCGCGCAAGGACAGCGGCCGAGTGGTGATTCTGGCCCATCTTGGTTCCGCACATACTGATGCTGAACTGGGCATTCTGCTGGAGCAGGCGCGGCAGATCGTCGCTGGTGGCCAGCACGCCCTCGATATCGAGGTGGCCGCACGAGCTCAGTTGCTGACCGATGTTGGCGACTATCGGGTGCCGGCGCTGGTGGACGTGCCGCAGCCCAAGTCCGCCCCGCTGGCACCGCCCGGCCGAACGACGGCCACCCATTCTCGACTGCTCTACGACGTGATCGGCGGGGTCTATGACTGGCTGGGCTTTGACGATGTCGCCGATCGGGTGTTCCGGGATCTGGTGATCGCCCGGATAGTGGAGCCGACCAGCAAGCTCGACGCCAACCGGGTGTTGACCGATCTGGGCGTAAATACGGTGTCCTACCGCACAATTCAACGTCACCTCGACCAGATGGGGGCGGGCAAGTATCGGGATCTGATCGCCGAGAAGTGCTTTGCCTATGCCACCGACTGCGGCGGCCTGAGCCTGCTCCTTTATGACGTGACGACCCTGTACTTCGAGGCCGAGTCCGAGGATGACCTGCGCAAGGTTGGCTACTCCAAAGAGCGCCGGGTCGATCCGCAGATCGTGGTGGGCCTGCTGGTGGACCGGACCGGGTTCCCACTGGAAATCGGCTGCTACGAAGGCAATACCGCTGAAACGACCACCATCGTCCCGATCGTCAAAGGCTTCCTCGAACGCCACAGGTTGGACGGCACTCCGATGGTCGTGGCTGCTGATGCCGGCATGCTCTCAGCAACCAACCTCAACGCCCTCGACGAGCTCGGATTGTCGTTCATCGTCGGCTCCCGCTCCACCAAGGCTCCTGGGGATCTGGAATCCCATTTCCATTGGAACGGTGATGTTTTCGCCGACGGGCAGATCATCGACACTGTTACACCGCGGCACGGCAACGCGAAAGTCAACAACACCGCGCTGCGGGCTGAACCGGTCTGGGATCCCCAGGCCCATCCGGGTGCGTGGCGGTCGATCTGGGCATACTCGGCCAAACGGGCACGGCGTGACCAGAAGACCCTGGCCGCCCAAGAGGCCCGCGCCCGCGCCATCATCGAGGGCGAAAAGAAGGTCAAATCAGCACGATTCGTCAAAATCCGCGGCGATGACCGCAGTTTTGATGAGGCCAGCCTGGCTCGCGCGCAATCCCTGGTCGGACTCAAGGGCTACGTCACCAACGTGCCGGGGGAATTGATGCCGGCCGGCGAGGTGATCGCCAAGTACCACGACCTGTGGCACGTCGAGAAATCGTTTCGAATGTCCAAAAGCGACCTCCGTGCCCGGCCGATGTTTCACTACACCCGCGACGCCATCGAGGCGCACCTGACCATCGTGTTTACCGCCCTGGCTGTCTCCCACGCCATCCAGGCACGTACCGGGCTGTCCATCGGCAAGGTCGTCAAGCAGCTCCGGCCGCTGCGCAGCGCCACCATCAGCATCAACGGTGCCATCCAGACCTTCCCACCGGAAGTCCCCACCGCCCAACGCGAAATCCTGGCCCACCTCGGTATCAAACCGGGGTACTAG
- a CDS encoding MbtH family protein, whose amino-acid sequence MSINPFDDDNGSFRVLVNDEEQHSLWPAFADVPAGWKVVYGEADRASCFDYIEQNWPDIRPKSLRDRLAQSQGSDN is encoded by the coding sequence GTGAGTATCAATCCGTTTGACGACGACAATGGCAGCTTTCGCGTCTTGGTCAACGACGAGGAGCAACACAGTCTGTGGCCAGCATTCGCTGACGTCCCTGCCGGCTGGAAGGTTGTTTACGGCGAAGCGGATCGAGCTTCCTGCTTCGACTACATCGAACAGAACTGGCCTGACATCCGCCCTAAGAGTCTGCGCGACAGGTTGGCGCAGAGCCAGGGGTCTGACAACTAG